A stretch of Sandaracinaceae bacterium DNA encodes these proteins:
- the ilvB gene encoding biosynthetic-type acetolactate synthase large subunit yields the protein MSRDASTDGTMTGACALWAALVAEGVDVVFGYPGGAIMPAYDALPGYPIRHVLCRHEQNAAHMADGYARASGRVGVAIATSGPGATNLVTGIATAMLDSSPIVCITGQVPSTLIGSDAFQETDITGVTLPITKHNYLVTRAEDIAPTIREAFHVAKSGRPGPVVVDITKDAQVGRCAPDDGAPVRLPGYRPCHRPGAMELDEAARLIDAAERPLVFCGHGVVKAEATALLRELVDKGDLPVACTLLGLGGFPASDPRHLGMMGMHGEAWVNEAVQRADLLIALGMRFDDRVTGNLASYARNAKKIHVELDPAEVGKNVAADVAIVGDVKDVLLGLVPRVAWKKRAAWRGEIAALRDDSEAHDVQRLPDDGRLLAAHVMADLHRLTEGAALIVTDVGQHQMWEAQYYRHESPRSLITSGGLGTMGFALPAAIGARFARPGDEIWVIAGDGGCQMSAAELSTCMQEGVKVHIAVINNGYLGMVRQWQDFFYEKRYVATPIVSPDFVKLAEAHGLRARRVTERGGIEDAVRFAREAPGTCLVEFRVTQEDTVYPMVPAGNDLADMIRRPRTKGAS from the coding sequence ATGAGCCGCGACGCCAGCACGGACGGAACGATGACGGGCGCCTGCGCGCTGTGGGCCGCGCTCGTCGCCGAGGGGGTGGACGTCGTCTTCGGCTACCCCGGCGGCGCGATCATGCCCGCGTACGACGCCCTGCCCGGCTACCCGATCCGGCACGTGCTCTGCCGCCACGAGCAGAACGCGGCGCACATGGCCGACGGGTACGCGCGCGCCTCGGGGCGGGTCGGCGTGGCGATCGCGACCTCGGGCCCCGGCGCGACCAACCTCGTGACCGGGATCGCGACCGCGATGCTCGACTCGAGCCCCATCGTCTGCATCACGGGGCAGGTCCCCTCCACGCTGATCGGCTCGGACGCGTTCCAGGAGACGGACATCACGGGCGTCACGCTGCCCATCACCAAGCACAACTACCTGGTCACGCGGGCGGAGGACATCGCGCCCACGATCCGCGAGGCGTTCCATGTCGCGAAGAGCGGCCGGCCGGGGCCGGTGGTGGTCGACATCACCAAGGACGCGCAGGTGGGCCGGTGCGCGCCCGATGACGGCGCGCCGGTGCGGCTGCCGGGCTATCGGCCGTGCCACCGGCCGGGCGCGATGGAGCTCGACGAGGCCGCGCGGCTCATCGACGCGGCCGAGCGCCCGCTCGTGTTCTGCGGCCACGGGGTGGTGAAGGCGGAGGCGACCGCGCTCCTGCGCGAGCTGGTCGACAAGGGCGATCTCCCGGTCGCGTGCACCCTGCTCGGGCTCGGCGGCTTCCCCGCGAGCGACCCGCGCCACCTCGGCATGATGGGGATGCACGGCGAGGCCTGGGTCAACGAGGCCGTGCAGCGGGCCGACCTGCTCATCGCGCTCGGCATGCGCTTCGACGACCGCGTCACCGGCAACCTCGCGAGCTACGCGCGGAACGCGAAGAAGATCCACGTGGAGCTCGACCCGGCCGAGGTCGGCAAGAACGTCGCGGCGGACGTCGCGATCGTCGGGGACGTCAAGGACGTGCTCCTCGGCCTGGTGCCCAGGGTGGCCTGGAAGAAGCGCGCCGCCTGGCGGGGCGAGATCGCGGCTCTGCGCGACGACTCGGAGGCGCACGACGTGCAGCGCCTGCCCGACGACGGGCGGCTGCTCGCGGCCCACGTCATGGCGGATCTGCACCGCCTGACCGAGGGCGCCGCGCTGATCGTGACCGACGTCGGCCAGCACCAGATGTGGGAGGCGCAGTACTACCGGCACGAGTCGCCGCGCAGCCTGATCACCTCGGGCGGCCTCGGCACGATGGGCTTCGCGCTGCCGGCCGCGATCGGCGCGCGCTTCGCCCGCCCGGGCGACGAGATCTGGGTGATCGCCGGCGACGGAGGCTGCCAGATGAGCGCGGCGGAGCTCTCCACCTGCATGCAAGAGGGCGTGAAGGTCCACATCGCCGTCATCAACAACGGCTACCTCGGCATGGTCCGCCAGTGGCAGGACTTCTTCTACGAGAAGCGATACGTGGCGACGCCCATCGTCAGCCCCGACTTCGTGAAGCTCGCCGAGGCGCACGGGCTGCGCGCGCGCCGGGTGACCGAGCGCGGCGGCATCGAGGACGCCGTCCGCTTCGCGCGCGAGGCGCCGGGCACGTGCCTGGTCGAGTTCCGGGTGACGCAGGAGGACACCGTCTACCCGATGGTTCCGGCGGGCAACGACCTCGCCGACATGATCCGCAGACCGCGGACGAAGGGAGCAAGCTGA
- the ilvN gene encoding acetolactate synthase small subunit, with product MTDANTERTFAVLVEDVPGVLNRVASLFRRRSFNIVSLNVGRTHERGVSRMTIVVEADARTARLVEANLYKLVNVLAVEDITARATVARDLALIRVRAGAEERAAILQICEVFRARVVDVAPDSLVVEITGAQEKIEGLETLLAPFGITEMVQTGAIALTRGADAGAAELHGLAAYGLASGLPARSPDASESNTDEAAERAA from the coding sequence ATGACCGATGCGAACACCGAACGGACCTTCGCCGTCCTCGTGGAGGACGTGCCCGGGGTCCTCAACCGCGTGGCCTCGCTCTTCCGGCGCCGGAGCTTCAACATCGTCTCGCTCAACGTCGGCCGGACGCACGAGCGAGGCGTGTCGCGGATGACCATCGTCGTCGAGGCGGACGCGCGCACGGCGCGGCTCGTCGAGGCGAACCTCTACAAGCTCGTCAACGTGCTGGCGGTCGAGGACATCACCGCCCGCGCGACGGTCGCGCGTGACCTGGCGCTGATCCGGGTGCGGGCCGGCGCCGAGGAGCGCGCGGCCATCCTGCAGATCTGCGAGGTCTTCCGCGCGCGGGTGGTCGACGTCGCGCCCGACTCGCTGGTGGTCGAGATCACCGGCGCGCAGGAGAAGATCGAGGGCCTCGAGACGCTGCTCGCGCCCTTCGGCATCACGGAGATGGTGCAGACGGGCGCCATCGCCCTGACCCGCGGGGCCGACGCGGGGGCGGCGGAGCTGCACGGGCTGGCCGCGTACGGGCTGGCCAGCGGGCTGCCAGCGCGCAGCCCCGACGCGAGTGAATCGAACACGGATGAAGCCGCGGAGCGCGCGGCGTGA
- the ilvC gene encoding ketol-acid reductoisomerase, whose amino-acid sequence MTTMRYDRDADLTLIRGRRVAILGFGSQGHAHALNLADSGVDVTVGLRETSASRDKAQEAGLAVATPEEAARWGDVVMMLAPDTAQPALYRDQVAPHLAAGDTLMFAHGFNVRFGTIEAPPGVDVSMVAPKGPGHRVRETYQEGGGVPALLAVHQDASGQADALALSYASAIGAGRAGILTTTFAEETETDLFGEQAVLCGGASALVKAGFEVLVEAGYQPEVAYFECLHELKLIVDLMYRGGLSYMRYSISDTAEWGDYESGPRVIDAATKERMRGVLSEITDGTFARRWIAENETGRPTFERRRVTDRSHQLEDVGKRLRAMMDFVDPVDPERLT is encoded by the coding sequence ATGACCACCATGCGATACGACCGAGACGCCGATCTGACCCTCATCCGCGGCCGCCGCGTCGCCATCCTCGGCTTCGGCTCACAGGGGCACGCGCACGCGCTCAACCTCGCCGACAGCGGGGTCGACGTCACCGTCGGCCTCCGCGAGACGAGCGCGAGCCGCGACAAAGCGCAGGAGGCGGGCCTCGCCGTCGCCACGCCGGAGGAGGCCGCGCGGTGGGGAGACGTCGTGATGATGCTCGCCCCGGACACCGCGCAGCCCGCGCTCTACCGCGACCAGGTGGCGCCGCACCTCGCCGCGGGTGACACGCTGATGTTCGCGCACGGCTTCAACGTCCGCTTCGGCACCATCGAGGCCCCGCCCGGAGTCGACGTCTCCATGGTCGCGCCGAAGGGGCCGGGCCACCGCGTGCGCGAGACCTACCAGGAGGGCGGCGGCGTGCCCGCGCTGCTCGCCGTGCACCAGGACGCCTCGGGGCAGGCGGACGCGCTCGCGCTCAGCTACGCGTCGGCCATCGGCGCGGGCCGCGCGGGCATCCTCACCACCACGTTCGCGGAGGAGACGGAGACGGATCTCTTCGGCGAGCAAGCCGTGCTCTGCGGCGGCGCGTCCGCGCTCGTCAAGGCGGGCTTCGAGGTCCTGGTCGAGGCGGGCTACCAGCCCGAGGTCGCCTACTTCGAGTGCCTGCACGAGCTGAAGCTCATCGTCGACCTGATGTACCGCGGCGGCCTCTCCTACATGCGCTACTCGATCAGCGACACCGCGGAGTGGGGCGACTACGAGAGCGGCCCCCGCGTCATCGACGCGGCGACCAAGGAGCGCATGCGCGGCGTGCTCTCGGAGATCACCGACGGCACCTTCGCCCGGCGCTGGATCGCCGAGAACGAGACGGGCCGGCCCACCTTCGAGCGGCGCCGCGTGACCGACCGCAGCCACCAGCTCGAGGACGTCGGCAAGCGCCTGCGCGCGATGATGGACTTCGTCGATCCCGTCGACCCGGAGCGGCTGACGTGA